Genomic window (Flavobacteriales bacterium):
CGCTTCGGCATCCGTGCGGCAGGGCTACCCAGCGTACTGATCACGCACCAGCTCTTTCCCTTCGCACCCTTCGCACCCTTCGCCCAAGGTGTTGCACGGCGGATCAATCGGCGGCACATCGACCGCTTCGATCTTTGTTGGATCCCCGACCATGCGGATCCGCCGGGGCTTTCCGGAGCTCTTTCACATGGTAAGGACATTCCGGGGCAAGCACGGTTTATCGGGCCGCTCAGCCGATTCAACGATATGCGGGCAGCCCGCGCGGACATCCACTACCGCGCGGTGGCCGTGATCAGCGGGCCGGAACCGCAACGTACCTTGTTGGAGAAAAGCATTCTGGAACAGTTGCAGAAAACCGAAGGATCCCACCTGGTCGTTTCAGGAAAACCGGGATCCGATGATGTCCAACAAGGGAACATCCGGACCGTAGGGCACTTGAAGGCCGCAGCGCTTTGCACTGCGATGAAGAACGCCGAGCTCATCATCAGCCGCACCGGCTATTCCACGTTGATGGACCTCGACGCGATCGGACGTGGCGCACTTCTTGTTCCCACGCCGGGCCAACCGGAGCAGGAATATCTCGGCAGGCTGCACCGGCAGGCGGGCCTTCATTGCATTCAAGAGCAACATGGGCTTGACCTCGCCGCCGCATTCCACAACCCACCGGGTCTGTCCCTCTCCCCACAAAAAACCTCGGCACTTCTCCCGGCTATAAGCGAACTTGCACGCTTGATCATCCAACGGCGTAACGCTAATCTTTCCCACGCATGACCGTCCGTACCACCGCGCAGTTGTTTGCGCTCCTTGCCTTCTCCACTGCTTTTGCACAATCCGAACAGACCGGGGCCCTGAAGGCCGTGCAGCAGGAATACTCAAAGCTGCAGGACCAACTGGAACAGGTGCGTGGCAAAGTGGAGAAGGCCAAGCTCGCCGTAATGCAGCACGACCTCGCCCAGTGGGGTTATCCTGCACTGACCCCCGGTGACACCGTAGTGGTGCATCCGGGACATGCGCTGGTGTGGAACGAGAGGTATAAGGTGCCGAAGTGGACCGCACACATCATCATGTCGGACATCATGGAAGGCGATCTCGCACGTATCGACACCTTCCTCCCGGACCCGTTGATCAGGACCAATACGGCATTGATCACCAGCTATTGGTACAGCGGATACGACCGCGGGCACATGGTACCGAGCGCCGACATGCGCTGGAGCCTCGATGCATTGAAGGCCACCTACCTCTACAGCAACATCTCACCGCAAAAGCCTGAGCTGAACCGCGGCGCATGGGCCGATCTGGAGGACTGGATCCGCCGCTATGTCCACTACTCGGGGCATCGCGTCTTCGTGGTCACAGCACCCATCCTCGGCCCCGACATGCCCCTGCTGAACAAGCCGAAGGCAGAGGCGGACGTGAGCGCTCCACCCTACTTTTTCAAGGCCATGGTGGACCTTGATGCTCCCGTTAAGAAGGGGATCGCCTTCGTGATGGGCAACGGGCTGAATGATCATGGCCTGCTCACTTATGCGTGCTCCATCGACAGCGTGGAGAAACTATCCGGGCTGGACCTCTATCCCGCGTTGGACGATACCCTTGAGAGCCGCATCGAAGCGATGCACGACACGCAGGACTGGTACGGTGAAGGCGACCGCGCAATGGGCGAAGTGGCCCCGCTGGTACCGCCCCTGCCCGGAGGCCGCTTCAGCACAACACAGGCCAAATACCATGTCGGAAACAAGGCTACCATCTGTGGCACCGTGGTGAGCACACGGCGCACCAAAAAGGCCAATGCGCTCTACCTCAACTTCGACCGCATGTATCCCAACCAGGATTTCTATGCCACGGTATGGGACAGCAACAGCCCCAACTTCTCCTATGACCCGGAGACCTTTCTTCAAGGGCGGAAAGTCTGTGTCACCGGCATGATCACGACCTTCAACGACATCGCACGGATCAGCATCAACAACGAGGACGAGATCACGTTCTGGGAAGATGTGGTGAAGGGAGAGGATGAACGGTGATCATTGGGGATGGAACGCTGATGACGCTGAAAGAGTGGATCCACGCAGATCTGAGGGGTGGAGCTGGTACTGGGTATCGAGTACAGGGTACAGCGTATTGCCGACGATGACTGCCGCTGCCAACTGCAACTGTCGCATGCTGTCGCCAGCTCGACCTTCGCAGCCGCTTCGGCGAAGGAGGCAGCGCTTGGGCGCGGCAACGCCTGACAACTGACAACGAACAACTGACAACTACACCCGCGCTATTGCACCACGATCGCGTCCGTGAACACGGTGTTGCTTTCGTGCAAGGCGCGGTCCGCGATGCGCACGCTGAAACGCACGGTGTCCCCGGAAGTCTGCGGCAGCACCAGCGGACTGATCTCCACGGCGATATCCCCTTCCAACGCTTTGTTCTGGCCGGTGGGCGTGATCACCGGGATGCGGTAATAAAGCGGCAATGTGAACTGCTGAAGCTCCCACTGGCCGTTCTGCATCTTGTAGTAGTCCACGAAAAAGTTGTGGTACCACTGACTGCCGGGGTTGTACGGTGCCAGCGTATCCCCTTGGTCCAAGCCGATATCCCCATCGCCATCGGTGAAGGAAATGGTGAGCTTGTCGTAATCCGTTGAGCGGGTGTAGGACTTGAAGTCGATGTGCGGTTCCTTGGGGAATTCCTCGGTTTTCAGGCAGGCGGACATCAGCACCGCCATCAGCAGCACGGCCCCTGATACTTTTGTCCCCATCCTCCGTTGGTCCCACATCGTCCCGCAAAAGTATGAACGGCGCAGCGCCTTCCCCCATTGTGCCGCCAGCGCTGCTTGAAAAGCCGTTCCAGGTGGACGGGCCGGAAGCCTTTTCCGCCCTGGCGCTTGAGCTGTTCATGCTGCACGCCACGCACAATGCCGTGTACCGCGAATACCTTCAGGCGCTGACCATAGATCCGGGGACGATCACCACGGTGGAACGGATCCCCTGCCTGCCCATCGGCCTGTTCCGTAACCGGCGGGTGCTACTGGTGGGGCTGGAGGCTTCATTGCAGTTCACCAGCAGCGGTACCACCGGGCCCGTCACCAGCACCCATCACGTGCCTTGGCCGGGGCTCTATGAGCGTTCATTCCTGACATCCTTCAGTGCGGAATATGGGCGACCGGCGCGGTGGCGCATCCTGGCTTTGCTGCCCGCCTACATGGAAAGACCAGGCAGCTCCTTGGTGTACATGGCGGAAAAGCTCATCGCCGAAAGCGGCGATAAACGCAGCGGCACTTTCCTGCACGATCTGGAAGCTTTGGCCGAGCTATTGCGCGATGGAGAAGCCAATGGCACGCAGACCTTGCTGTTGGGCGTTCCCTTCGCCCTGCTGGACCTGGCGGAGAAACACCCGATGCCGTTGAAACACACGGTGATCATGGAGACCGGTGGCATGAAGGGAAGGCGGCCGGAGATGGTGCGCGAGGAATTGCACAGGGTCTTGAAAGACGCATTCTCCGTGGATCATGTCCATAGCGAGTACGGCATGACGGAATTGCTCTCACAGGCATGGTCGCAGGGCGAAGGCGCGTACAGATGCCCGCCGTGGATGCGGGTGCTGACGCGGGATGTTAACGACCCGTTCACGCGTGTGGCGGAAGGCCGCACCGGCGGCATCGATGTGATCGACCTGTGCAACATCGCCAGTTGCCCGTTCATTTCCACGCAGGACCTGGGGCGCATGCATGCGGACGGGAGCTTCGAAGTGCTGGGGCGCTTTGACAACAGCGACCTGCGGGGGTGTAATTTGTTGGTGGAGTGAGTGAAGGTTAACCGCAACGACGCTACGACGCAACGGGAACGCAACGAAAATTCTACCGCAAAGAACACGAAGGACGCGAAGGCGAGCCTACGGCACTGGGCACCAAGGAACGGCCAGCCTCGAGTTTACACTGCCTTCACCAAAAAGTAGTTCTTCTTGCCGCGCTGTAGCAGGATGAACTTTCCCGCGATCAGGTCGTCCGCGTTCACGGTGCGGTCCTCCCCTACCTTCACTTTGTTCACGCTGATGCTGCCTTCCTTCAGCGCGCGTTTGGCTTCGCCTTTTGATGCCAGAAAACCAGTACCATCGCTCAATAGATCGATGATGCCAATGCCGGTTGCGATCGTCTCCGTGGGCATATCCGCCTGCGGAACGCCGTCGAACACGTCCAGCCATTGTTTCTTGTTCAACGTGCCCAAGCCTTCTGCGGCGTTACCGAAGAGGATGGTGCTCGCTTGGACCGCGGCCTCCAACTCCGCCGCACCATGGACCAGCGTGGTGATATGATCGGCCACAGCTTTTTGCAGCACTCTTTTATGTGGTGCTTCGGCATGCTCGGCGCGCAGCTTCTCCACCTCCAGTTGCGTCCATGGCGTGAAGATGGCCGCGAACCGCGCTGCGTCCGCATCCGGGGCGTTCAACCAGAACTGGTAGAATTTGTAGGGTGAGGTGCGCTCGGCGTCCAACCAGACATTCCCGCTTTCGCTCTTGCCGAATTTGCTGCCATCAGCCTTGGTGAGCAACGGCGTGGTAATGGCGTAGGCCTCGTTGCCGCCCATGCGCCGGATCAGCTCCGTGCCGGTGGTGATGTTCCCCCACTGGTCGCTGCCGCCCATCTGCACCGTGCAGTTCTCATGCTGGTTCAGCCACCAGTAGTCGTAGCCCTGCACCAACTGGTAGCTGAACTCCGTGAAAGAAAGGCCCGTTTCCAAGCGGCTCTTCACGCTGTCCTTCGCCATCATGTAGTTCACGCTGATGTGCTTGCCCACGTCGCGGATGAAGCGCAGGAAGCCCATGTCCTTGAACCAGTCGTAGTTGTTCACTAACCGAGCGCCGTTCGCTGTATCGCCGAAATCGAGGAAGCGCTCAAGCTGCTTCTGCACGCAGGCCTGATTGTGGCGCAACGCGTCCTCGTCCAGCAGGTTGCGCTCGCTTTTCTTGCCGCTGGGGTCGCCCACCATGCCCGTGGCACCACCCACCAAGGCCACGGGCTTGTGGCCGCAGCGCTGGAAATGGACCAGGATCATGATCTGCACCAGGTTGCCCACAT
Coding sequences:
- a CDS encoding DNA/RNA non-specific endonuclease is translated as MTVRTTAQLFALLAFSTAFAQSEQTGALKAVQQEYSKLQDQLEQVRGKVEKAKLAVMQHDLAQWGYPALTPGDTVVVHPGHALVWNERYKVPKWTAHIIMSDIMEGDLARIDTFLPDPLIRTNTALITSYWYSGYDRGHMVPSADMRWSLDALKATYLYSNISPQKPELNRGAWADLEDWIRRYVHYSGHRVFVVTAPILGPDMPLLNKPKAEADVSAPPYFFKAMVDLDAPVKKGIAFVMGNGLNDHGLLTYACSIDSVEKLSGLDLYPALDDTLESRIEAMHDTQDWYGEGDRAMGEVAPLVPPLPGGRFSTTQAKYHVGNKATICGTVVSTRRTKKANALYLNFDRMYPNQDFYATVWDSNSPNFSYDPETFLQGRKVCVTGMITTFNDIARISINNEDEITFWEDVVKGEDER
- a CDS encoding acyl transferase, giving the protein MLEKPFQVDGPEAFSALALELFMLHATHNAVYREYLQALTIDPGTITTVERIPCLPIGLFRNRRVLLVGLEASLQFTSSGTTGPVTSTHHVPWPGLYERSFLTSFSAEYGRPARWRILALLPAYMERPGSSLVYMAEKLIAESGDKRSGTFLHDLEALAELLRDGEANGTQTLLLGVPFALLDLAEKHPMPLKHTVIMETGGMKGRRPEMVREELHRVLKDAFSVDHVHSEYGMTELLSQAWSQGEGAYRCPPWMRVLTRDVNDPFTRVAEGRTGGIDVIDLCNIASCPFISTQDLGRMHADGSFEVLGRFDNSDLRGCNLLVE
- a CDS encoding tyrosine--tRNA ligase codes for the protein MAVTNFVEELRWRGLLQDSTPGAEEHLMKGPATGYIGFDPTADSLHVGNLVQIMILVHFQRCGHKPVALVGGATGMVGDPSGKKSERNLLDEDALRHNQACVQKQLERFLDFGDTANGARLVNNYDWFKDMGFLRFIRDVGKHISVNYMMAKDSVKSRLETGLSFTEFSYQLVQGYDYWWLNQHENCTVQMGGSDQWGNITTGTELIRRMGGNEAYAITTPLLTKADGSKFGKSESGNVWLDAERTSPYKFYQFWLNAPDADAARFAAIFTPWTQLEVEKLRAEHAEAPHKRVLQKAVADHITTLVHGAAELEAAVQASTILFGNAAEGLGTLNKKQWLDVFDGVPQADMPTETIATGIGIIDLLSDGTGFLASKGEAKRALKEGSISVNKVKVGEDRTVNADDLIAGKFILLQRGKKNYFLVKAV